Proteins co-encoded in one bacterium genomic window:
- a CDS encoding RCC1 domain-containing protein, which yields GQADAPAGAFTAIAAGGWHSCGIRADSTAVCWGCNGYGQADAPAGAFTAIAAGGTHSCGIRADSTAECWDWTTRPPAGVFWAY from the coding sequence CGGGCAGGCGGACGCCCCCGCAGGCGCGTTCACCGCCATCGCGGCCGGCGGCTGGCATTCGTGTGGGATCAGGGCCGACAGCACCGCCGTATGCTGGGGCTGCAACGGCTACGGGCAGGCGGACGCCCCCGCAGGCGCGTTCACCGCCATCGCGGCCGGCGGCACCCACTCGTGTGGGATCAGGGCCGACAGCACCGCCGAATGCTGGGACTGGACGACGAGACCTCCCGCCGGCGTCTTTTGGGCGTATTGA